In the genome of Mytilus edulis chromosome 3, xbMytEdul2.2, whole genome shotgun sequence, one region contains:
- the LOC139515806 gene encoding 26S proteasome regulatory subunit 4-like encodes MLELLNQLDGFDSRGDVKVVMATNRIETLDPALIRPGRIDRKIEFPLPDEKTKRRIFNIHTSRMTLAENVNIDDYVMAKDDLSGADIKAICTEAGLLALRERRMKVTTEDFKQAKENVLYRKTEGTPEGLYL; translated from the exons ATGTTAGAACTGTTGAATCAGCTGGATGGTTTTGATTCTAGAGGTGACGTCAAA GTTGTTATGGCAACAAATCGAATAGAAACATTAGATCCAGCTCTTATTAGACCTGGAAGAATCGACAGAAAAATTGAGTTTCCTCTGCCAGACGAGAAAACCAAAAGGCGAATCTTTAATATTCATACCAGCAGAATGACATTAGCAGAGAATGTAAACATTGATGATTATGTCATGGCAAAAGATGATCTCTCAGGTGCAGATATTAAG GCTATTTGTACAGAAGCAGGATTACTGGCTTTGAGAGAAAGAAGAATGAAAGTAACAACTGAGGACTTCAAACAGGCTAAGGAAAATGTGCTCTACAGAAAGACAGAGGGAACACCAGAGGGACTTTATTTATAG